The Flavobacterium commune genome contains a region encoding:
- the cynS gene encoding cyanase yields the protein MNREVCTAMVIEAKQQKQITYQYIAQAINRNIVWTTSAILGQNTFDANEAKIICEILDLDVNVEKALQIFPEKGVSAIMPPTDPLIYRLYEIVLVYGETIKEVIHEKAGDGIMSAIDFTMDIEKEENPKGDRIKIILDGKFLAYKKW from the coding sequence ATGAATAGAGAAGTTTGCACAGCAATGGTAATCGAAGCCAAACAACAAAAACAAATTACCTATCAGTATATTGCTCAAGCTATAAATAGAAATATAGTTTGGACTACTTCGGCAATTTTAGGGCAAAATACTTTTGACGCCAATGAAGCTAAGATAATTTGTGAAATACTTGATTTAGATGTTAATGTCGAAAAAGCGTTGCAAATTTTTCCTGAAAAGGGAGTGAGTGCTATTATGCCTCCCACGGATCCTTTAATTTATAGACTTTATGAAATTGTATTAGTCTATGGCGAAACCATAAAAGAAGTAATTCACGAAAAAGCAGGTGATGGTATTATGAGTGCAATTGATTTTACTATGGACATTGAGAAAGAAGAAAATCCAAAAGGAGATCGTATCAAAATTATACTGGATGGGAAGTTTTTAGCATACAAAAAATGGTAA
- a CDS encoding ferritin — protein MKDLLRTNTSLTEGIEQILNLQAKIESDASNKYLAMAAWLDRNGYANTAEYLYKQAEEEREHFLKVFKYITDMGGIAITPSVSEVQQEFASFREVFEIALQNEIAVTKAVNKVIAKCRAENDYATEDFMMWYVSEQREEEKNARRALELFELINENEATGKFALDVQIAKIG, from the coding sequence ATGAAAGATTTACTAAGAACCAATACTTCGTTAACAGAAGGAATTGAACAGATATTAAACCTGCAAGCTAAAATTGAGAGCGATGCTTCTAACAAATATTTAGCAATGGCAGCTTGGTTGGATAGAAACGGTTATGCTAATACAGCTGAATATTTATATAAACAAGCCGAAGAAGAACGTGAGCATTTTTTAAAAGTGTTTAAGTATATTACTGATATGGGAGGAATTGCGATCACGCCTTCTGTTTCTGAAGTACAACAAGAATTTGCTTCTTTTAGAGAAGTGTTTGAAATTGCTTTACAAAACGAAATTGCTGTAACTAAAGCGGTTAATAAGGTAATTGCAAAATGTAGAGCAGAAAATGATTATGCTACTGAAGATTTTATGATGTGGTATGTTTCAGAGCAAAGAGAAGAAGAGAAAAATGCTCGTAGAGCTTTAGAACTTTTCGAATTAATCAATGAAAATGAAGCTACTGGAAAATTTGCATTGGATGTGCAAATCGCAAAAATTGGATAA
- a CDS encoding alpha/beta fold hydrolase produces the protein MKQIQFKNTSISYTDSGKGTAIILLHGFLENQTMWDAFVPKFSKKYRIITIDLLGHGETDCMGYVHSMENNADVVHAVLAELRIRKAIFVGHSMGGYVALAFAEMYPDYIKGLVLLNSTSRADSDERKANRDRAIKAVKQSFINFISLSIANLFSEENRERLQDKIELVKKEALKTPLQGIVASLEGMKIRMDREVILHLTPYPKMLILGKKDPVLTYEENMEQIEETAVQLVTFPDGHMSHIENETELTKVLLDFFKKI, from the coding sequence TTGAAACAAATTCAATTTAAAAACACTAGCATTTCTTATACTGATTCCGGCAAAGGAACGGCTATTATCCTGTTACACGGTTTTTTGGAAAACCAAACGATGTGGGATGCTTTTGTACCTAAATTTTCTAAAAAATACCGCATCATTACCATTGATTTATTGGGTCATGGTGAAACTGATTGCATGGGTTATGTTCACTCCATGGAAAATAATGCCGATGTGGTTCATGCCGTTTTAGCTGAATTGCGCATTCGAAAAGCAATCTTTGTTGGACATTCTATGGGTGGTTATGTAGCTTTGGCTTTCGCCGAAATGTATCCGGATTACATCAAAGGATTAGTTTTGTTGAATTCCACTTCCAGAGCCGACAGCGACGAAAGAAAAGCGAATCGGGACCGAGCCATTAAAGCCGTAAAACAATCTTTCATTAATTTTATCTCACTTTCTATTGCCAATTTATTCAGCGAAGAAAATCGCGAAAGACTGCAGGACAAAATAGAATTGGTAAAAAAAGAAGCTTTAAAAACACCGCTTCAAGGCATCGTTGCTTCACTTGAAGGCATGAAAATAAGAATGGATCGCGAAGTAATATTACATCTAACGCCTTACCCAAAAATGCTGATTCTTGGAAAAAAAGATCCTGTTTTAACTTATGAAGAAAACATGGAGCAAATTGAAGAAACGGCTGTTCAATTAGTCACTTTTCCTGATGGACACATGAGCCATATTGAAAATGAAACCGAATTGACTAAAGTTTTATTGGATTTTTTCAAGAAGATTTAA
- a CDS encoding AbiH family protein, with product MKEKVEEQYDFTMHRNNPFIDLLLPEFINRFDEDRYLKEFKSGDHLYVREFLEKFGEKNHLITCFLSFNYTKVVEQYYNIFAFSKQINYIHGKLNTSVNKVNFGFGDEMDDDYKLIENIDDNEYLKNFKSFQYLQNSNYKSLLDFVESDKKFQVYIMGHSCGLSDRTMLNTIFEHSNCISIKVFYHQREDGSDNYTEIIQNISRHFNKKKLMREKIVNKTLCHPLPQIQLPKK from the coding sequence TTGAAAGAAAAAGTTGAAGAACAATATGATTTTACGATGCACAGAAATAACCCCTTTATAGATCTTCTCTTACCAGAATTTATAAATAGGTTTGATGAAGACCGATACCTTAAAGAATTTAAATCAGGAGATCATTTATATGTTAGAGAATTTTTGGAAAAATTTGGAGAAAAGAATCACTTGATAACATGTTTTTTAAGCTTTAACTATACGAAAGTGGTTGAACAATATTATAATATATTTGCATTTAGTAAACAAATAAATTATATACACGGTAAATTAAACACTTCGGTTAATAAAGTTAATTTTGGCTTTGGAGATGAAATGGATGATGATTATAAATTGATTGAAAATATAGATGATAATGAATATTTAAAGAACTTTAAATCATTTCAATATCTACAAAATTCAAATTATAAAAGTCTTTTAGATTTTGTTGAAAGTGATAAAAAATTTCAAGTTTACATAATGGGACATTCATGCGGTTTGTCAGATAGAACTATGCTAAATACCATTTTTGAACATTCAAATTGTATATCAATAAAAGTTTTTTATCATCAAAGAGAAGATGGAAGTGATAATTATACTGAAATTATTCAAAATATATCTAGACATTTTAACAAAAAGAAATTAATGAGAGAAAAAATAGTTAACAAAACGCTTTGTCACCCTTTGCCACAAATTCAATTACCAAAAAAATAG
- a CDS encoding AbiH family protein, whose protein sequence is MNRLVIIGNGFDLAHGLPTSYRDFINDYWRGIKDSNHNDEFTSFTFNTKIEFENIKNIDCISKQFIALDENVKFSEAEIYHEYGNNILTGKYPRAHILNYKNDFFRLINQKAIENWVDIENEYYRELKKIVVSKPENSLVDNNEFEISKKKKY, encoded by the coding sequence ATGAATAGACTAGTTATTATTGGAAACGGATTTGATTTAGCACATGGATTGCCAACTTCATATAGAGATTTTATTAATGATTATTGGAGAGGAATTAAAGATTCAAATCATAATGATGAGTTTACTTCTTTTACTTTTAATACTAAAATCGAATTTGAAAATATTAAAAATATTGATTGTATTTCAAAACAATTTATTGCACTCGATGAAAATGTAAAATTTTCTGAAGCGGAAATTTATCATGAATATGGTAATAATATTCTAACTGGAAAATATCCAAGAGCACATATTCTCAATTATAAAAACGATTTTTTTAGATTAATTAATCAAAAAGCAATTGAAAATTGGGTTGATATTGAAAATGAATACTATAGAGAATTAAAAAAAATTGTTGTTTCAAAACCAGAAAACAGTTTAGTAGATAACAATGAGTTTGAAATTTCTAAAAAAAAAAAATATTAA